A window from Dendrosporobacter quercicolus encodes these proteins:
- a CDS encoding PucR family transcriptional regulator, with protein MKGELMAITLEKIYKSTQNKYQMQLIAGKKSIKNLVEWVHMVEDSELISFLKGKELVIITGIGRIARNEMLDFCKHLFQHQVSGFIINIGPYISEVPEEIIDFCEENDFPLFTVPWEIKLVDVIRELCSMIFQSEQRNASISEAFKDAIFYPEQKSMYLPVLERHGYGADTDYCVIAVKVVTEQEELYLNFMKLLQSEIEKIINKMSDKFILFKYEGNIIIALVGFTGNSIENIISELIHGSSQHNNYSFYIGVGPAKLKIKALSKYFRRIISLVRLGIKTNKRVVYYDKLDVHKLILTMEDTDMLHEFYREALGSLESYDRENNTGYYGFLKQYFETNGKIHRLSELNYIHRNTVHYQLKKIQDITGCNLADWNDQLKLSLAFYIKDIL; from the coding sequence ATGAAAGGTGAGCTTATGGCAATTACCTTGGAAAAAATTTACAAAAGCACCCAAAATAAATACCAGATGCAGTTGATTGCCGGAAAAAAAAGCATTAAGAATCTGGTGGAGTGGGTCCATATGGTCGAAGACAGTGAGCTTATTTCTTTTCTCAAGGGAAAAGAGCTGGTAATCATCACCGGTATCGGCCGGATCGCCCGAAATGAAATGCTTGATTTTTGCAAGCACTTATTCCAGCATCAGGTAAGCGGTTTTATCATCAATATTGGTCCTTATATCAGCGAGGTACCGGAAGAAATCATTGACTTTTGCGAGGAAAATGATTTTCCTTTATTCACCGTTCCCTGGGAAATTAAACTGGTTGACGTTATTAGAGAACTGTGCAGTATGATATTTCAAAGTGAACAAAGAAACGCCAGTATATCGGAAGCATTTAAAGATGCAATTTTTTATCCCGAACAAAAGTCGATGTATCTTCCGGTTCTCGAACGGCACGGCTACGGAGCTGATACTGATTATTGCGTCATTGCAGTCAAGGTAGTTACAGAGCAGGAAGAGCTTTACTTGAATTTTATGAAGCTGCTGCAATCTGAGATCGAGAAAATCATCAATAAAATGAGTGATAAATTTATCCTGTTTAAGTATGAAGGGAATATAATCATCGCGTTGGTTGGGTTTACCGGCAATAGTATTGAAAATATCATTAGTGAATTGATCCATGGCAGTTCGCAGCACAATAACTATTCCTTCTATATTGGCGTAGGTCCGGCTAAGCTTAAAATAAAAGCATTGTCGAAATATTTCCGCAGAATTATTTCGCTGGTCAGATTAGGGATAAAGACCAATAAAAGGGTTGTTTATTATGACAAACTTGATGTGCATAAGTTAATCCTAACAATGGAAGACACGGATATGCTGCATGAATTTTATCGCGAGGCATTAGGCAGCCTTGAAAGCTATGACCGGGAAAACAATACCGGCTACTATGGTTTCCTTAAGCAGTATTTTGAAACAAACGGGAAAATTCACCGTTTGTCTGAATTGAATTACATTCATCGCAATACGGTTCATTATCAGCTGAAAAAAATACAGGATATCACCGGTTGTAATCTGGCGGATTGGAACGATCAATTGAAATTATCGCTTGCATTTTATATCAAAGATATTTTATAA